Proteins from a single region of Corvus hawaiiensis isolate bCorHaw1 chromosome 6, bCorHaw1.pri.cur, whole genome shotgun sequence:
- the CTSD gene encoding cathepsin D, translating to MGPRGLLLLLALAGSCAALVRIPLTKFPSMRRILSEAGSEIPDMNSITQAIKFKLGFAEEGEPTPEILKNYMDAQYYGPIGIGTPPQNFTVIFDTGSSNLWVPSVHCSMLDIACMLHHKYDSSKSSSYVKNGTKFAIRYGTGSLSGFLSQDTVTLGDLKIPDQTFGEATKQPGITFIAAKFDGILGLAYPRISVEQVEPFFDNIMKQRLVSKNVFSFYLNRDPSGVPGGELLLGGTDPKYYKGKLTWYNVTRKAYWQIHMDAVDVANGASVCQGGCEAIVDTGTSLITGPTKEVKKIQEAIGAKPLIKGEYMIPCEKVPTLPNVTMTLGGKAFQLTGEQYVLKVVSGSETVCLSGFSGLDIPPPGGPLWILGDVFIGPYYSVFDRDNNRVGFAPSV from the exons ATGGGGCCCCGcggcctcctcctgctgctcgcCCTGGCCGGGTCCTGCGCCGCCCTCGTCAG GATCCCCCTGACCAAGTTCCCCTCCATGCGGCGGATCCTGAGTGAGGCGGGCAGTGAGATCCCAGATATGAACTCCATCACCCAGGCGATCAAGTTCAAGCTGGGCTTTGCCGAGGAGGGTGAGCCCACTCCGGAGATTTTGAAGAACTACATGGAT GCCCAGTATTATGGTCCTATCGGCATTGGGACACCCCCCCAGAATTTCACTGTGATCTTTGACACTGGCTCCTCCAACCTCTGGGTGCCATCCGTGCACTGTTCCATGTTGGACATCGCCTGCA tgctgcaccaCAAGTATGACTCCTCTAAATCCAGCAGCTATGTGAAGAACGGCACCAAGTTTGCCATCCGCTATGGGACGGGGAGCCTTTCTGGGTTCCTGAGCCAAGACACAGTCACG CTTGGTGATTTGAAAATCCCGGATCAGACCTTTGGGGAGGCCACGAAGCAGCCAGGCATCACATTCATTGCTGCCAAGTTTGATGGCATCCTGGGCCTGGCATATCCAAGGATCTCTGTGGAGCAAGTTGAGCCTTTCTTTGATAACATCATGAAACAGCGGCTGGTCAGCAAAAATGTATTCTCTTTCTACCTAAACAG AGACCCCTCTGGTGTCCCTGGTggtgagctgctcctgggagggACCGACCCCAAGTACTACAAGGGCAAACTGACCTGGTATAATGTCACACGCAAAGCCTACTGGCAGATCCACATGGACGC GGTGGATGTTGCCAACGGGGCGAGCGTGTGTCAGGGGGGCTGCGAGGCCATCGTGGACACGGGAACCTCACTCATCACAGGCCCCACCAAAGAGGTGAAGAAGATACAGGAAGCCATTGGTGCAAAACCACTCATAAAAGGCGAG TACATGATCCCCTGTGAAAAAGTGCCAACACTGCCTAACGTCACAATGACACTAGGAGGGAAGGCCTTCCAGCTCACAGGAGAGCAGTATGTCCTCAAG GTTGTTTCAGGATCAGAGACAGTATGCCTAAGTGGCTTTTCAGGCCTGGACATCCCACCCCCCGGGGGCCCTCTCTGGATCCTGGGAGATGTCTTTATTGGACCCTACTACAGCGTCTTTGACCGTGATAACAACCGTGTTGGCTTTGCCCCAAGTGTCTAA